The genomic region TCATCATCAATGGGTTTGATGATTTTGGAATGCCAGAGACCTTTTTGTTTTAGATGGATCCTCCAATTTTGTTAAAAATGTAATATGGGTTCTATAATCAATTTACATGTAGTACGAATTCCGAGGCCTTCTTATCTTAGGAAGGTTCTTTAATTTGGAAAAAAATGTATTGTACCAATGCTGGAACTCTATATATCATGGCAGGCCTTATCATTTTGGGGAAAATGTTGTAGGGGATCTGTTTACATGCTAGCACCAGTTACAGGGATGTTTATCTTAAGTTGGCTCAATAATTTATGGGTATTCGCACCTCATAGCACATTAACACCAGTACGAGATGGCTGTGTAGTCTATCTTAGGAAAATGTACTGTGGGTTTTGTTTATATTTTGAGGATGGAATctatattttatttatctattgGCCTTTGTATCTCTTGGCACACTCGCCCTCTATGTGTTTGTATGTATTTTATGTTGAGTTTCAAGGCACATCATTTCATTTCTTAAATTGGTTCTTTGTTTTATGGGAAAATGTAATGTGGATTCTATTTGATTGTTTGTGATGAGATTCTAGTTTTTGTTTAGGCATTGGCATtgtattcacaaaaataccaactacCCCAAATTTTTGTTTTATGGGTAAATATGATGTGAGTTTTATCTGTTTGTTGAAGATAGAAATTGGGTTTCTATCTCTGTAATGGCAATTTCAATTGATTGCATTGCCACCAATGCCAGAGGCTGCTAATCTTGGTTTGGTTCTATGATTTTAAGAAAAAATTGAGGTTGATTTTGTTTAGTTTCAACATATAACGTGGGTTTTTGCTCATCTATTGCTACCTCGTTATCATTAATTTagttctttatttttctttctttcatggaTATGCCTCAtaaggctttggaaatacaccatAAATTATGCTTTGGATGACATCACTAGAACAAGAAGATATATGTGAAGAGTTTCAGTTATACCAATTTGTGTGAGGGACTTATCTGAATGTATGAGAATTTCCTGTGACGTTTAGACTTTAGAGTCTAGACTGCCATTTGGCTAGAAGCCATATCTATGGTGATTATATTAGGTCAAATTTGCCTGAGAATTAGACCTAAGCTTGTTTGGGGGGTGTGGTCCAACAACAATGCTTAAAGATGGGCATAATGCCCAACAGGGTTTGATCTTGATTTAGCCTTTTAGGACTTGCTCGTTATTCTTTAATCCCGAGAAATATAATGCATATCATACTTATTTTGCAAGTTAGGATCTGTTTCTTACGCATGTACAGCCATTTACACTTGGACACACCAACGTTGATGCTCGATGCCTCTTTATCTTAGTTTGGTTCTATAGATTTTTTGGCCATGAGATGTGATTTCTACATTTTTCTTGAAGATGCGATCCGGGTATGTATTTGTGCATTGACATTTTTACTTAGGCACATTAAGATAATGGATCAATGGCTTTTGGAAATGAGATGAGGAAGTATTTATTTCTCAAAGATTTGATCTTTTGTTTTGTTTCTAATACCTGCATTTGTATGCAGGTGAATACAGATGAGGTTGTGAAAGAAGCAAGCAGGTTTGGCTTTAACAAGGGGGGCGGCAAGAAGAAACCACCCCAAACCATTGAAATATTCAAAGGAGACACTCTATGGGGTTTGTCTCAGAAGTATGGGGTAAGTCCTTGTGCTTCTTGCAAATTAAGGAATAGAAAACACACTCCTTTAGAAAAGAATGATTGACTGCCAACTATCCTTAAGATGAGTTGGACATTTTGTTTTTGTTAATTTTCAACCTTTAGACTACTCCCTCCAATAGGGTGGAAGTTCTTTCTATTAGCATGATATATCTGTTTAAACTCTTCATGGTGCATAAGAATGCCTTTATATTGATTACTATGGAGGTGTACCATACATCAATTAAACTGGGCCTTTCTTAATTTGAGTTTATAGTCAACATGGTTTCCAGCATAGTTGAACAAATTTTTAACCACGTAATACTGTTTTTCATTCATTTTCCGATTGGTAGATTCATGGAAGTCAATATTTTGCTTGCCGCTTGAAGAGCTGCATGAATGAGAGTATCTCTAGTCATGTTCAAGCTGTCTAATCCTTATAGATTTTGATATATAAATCTGAATGTTTGTAAGTAGAACTTCTTTCGAGGTGGAAAATCTAAATTCCAAGAATTTATGAGTTCCAAatgcatttaaaaaattaaatagcgTTTATGAATAGGAGAGTGTAGGAGTCTTGGCCAAAATGGCAAAATCAGATCTATGACATTGAGTAAAAAATGTAGGTGCTTTGACTCTTCATTTGCCAGATAGCTATGTTAGTCACCCAACcttattttagaccaaaatttgGCCCATTTGCTATTCAGGGATTTTTAGGCCATATGGTTCATTAACTTGTGAATTTGGGGCTTCGTTAGTCTACAGTCTCCATTATGCAGGTCTAGTCTAATGTGTCTGATTGGCTGGTCTAATGCAGGTTCCAGTTGATCAAATCAAAGCTGCGAATGGATACACTGATGACACTATATATGCTGGAGAGAAAATCATAATTCCTTGAGATGGTTATTTGAGTTCAGATTATATTGCGAAAGCTTGTACTGCAGGTTTTTGTTGAGGATGTGTAGTCTGTACAATAACTGTGTCTCCCAGTCACCTTTAGATATAAAGGTACATTGTTTTGAATTCTGAAAGTGAATAAACTGCTTGGTAGTGAGTTTGTCACTTTAAGTGTAAGGAAACATGTGATAAACTAGTCGGTATCTGGTTCTTGTATCGTATAGGTTTCTTGTCAAGCTGTCATTCAGGGGGTTTCTTTCTTGTGTCCTGGTGGTGTCTAATTTATGTATCCTGAATATCTTTTAATAGATACAAAGTCAATGCTTTTATGTCATCCACTTTTTCGACAATTGAGCTTCCTGATAAATGCGATTGATGTCTCTAATATTGAAATACTATTCTGTATCACATATAACCTTATCTTTGAAATGAACAATCATTTTTAGTAAAATTTTGCTGCTACAAATGCCACTTGGGATCAAGAAACAGGAGAGATCTTGTTTTCTTAATGTATTTGGTGTGTCTGCGTTGGGTCATTATACAATGACATTTTTCAGGAATCAGATGTGTGTCAATATTGAGTCAATCCTGGTGTGGCCTGGCGCAGCCCGGTGTGCTCCCCGTGTGCGTCCAAGTTGCACCCACTGCACGCCCAGTTCTGAGACCCAAAACGGGAGCCACTTTGCTAATATTGTTTATTCTTATTTCCAGCTGCTTATCACAGAGAACACCAATTTTCAGGTTTGTCTTTTGTCCATAAAACTGAGTGACTTATTTGCATTTGTTATGGCATGATAAGGATGTACGTGCAAGCTCATACTCTAAAATGTCTCCACCATTGCACCATTGGATATTTATAGAATAGTAAATACCTTATAATAGTTACTGAAGTTTATAGCAAATGTGATTAGGGAGAAAATGTTTACGCATATATCATTCATTTTATCTAGATTCTGATATAATTTGCAAGGCGTTAAGGTGATAGAGTGAATAAGGGGGCACGAATAGGGAAGGCAGATACAAGCTTCCCCTCGAAGTACACCACCTCGTGAGGGATGGATGGTGGAATGCCACATGGGACCAAGATGGATGGTATTAGTGTGAGGATTGCTTCGGGCACACAATTATGTCTCCTTATCCAAACCCTATTATGGTTGAACCCCAATGATGAATTATAGATAGTATATGATATATTTCAATTAAGATGGTTATGAATATATGTTTTTTAACCCTAGtagaaatgattgattttatgaattATATTTTCAATAATTGTCTAAAATGATTGCAGGATCTCAACCAGGATCTATCTTGCTTAAACATTTTGGGCTAACTGTATTACATTTCTTGTTTTTATGGaacttgtgattttagggcaatcccaaaaggggacatcacAGTTCCATACTTAATATTTTTATTGTAAGATACTTCTAGTTGGTTCATTTCCAGATGCAAGGCGTTTTGATTTGCCTCATTTGTGGGCTGCAAAGTCTTGATTTGGATGTTTCAGCATCTGAAGTATATTTGataaaacaaagaatgaaaatgccTCTTATTTGCATTTTGGCATTTATCTTATCATTTGATACACTGTAATGTGTATGTTTTGGCCTCAATAAATGGATTTTTACCTCAATTCAATTATATCAAGCCccactttaaaaaatttagtgcCGTAAAGGAGAATCAACATACTACCAATTTTACCTGCCAACGCGGTTGGTCTGAATGGGCTTGAAAGAGCCCAGTGGAACTAGGCTGCATAATGAAATCTAGGATTAGCAGGAGAGGAAGGACCATATAAAGATATGATAGACAATCTTTGTTAATGTTTTCAGACCATTCGAGAACAATACAAACAATAATTCAGAAGCACGCTTAAGAATAAATATGACTTGCTAAGGAAATTGAATGGCAAAAATAAAATTTCAGTAGAAGGGGAGTCAATGTGAAAGGATAGTGAAATGATTGGAAAATAAACTAATTCATGTAGGGAATTCGATGGTCACTAAAAATTTAGAGGTAACATACTAAAATATGAAGAAGACAGGAAATGTAATGGCTGATGTAGTGGGCCATTTACAGGATGGAGAGGCTAGGCCAGATGATTTATATTCGTTGTTTGCCCTCCATGGCATCTGATTTAATATCAGAATAATGGGATAAAGTGGGAGAGAATGCCCTTcatcaaaaattttaaattttgatttaaaaagaGGAAAGGCTTATGGATTTTAAAAAGCATGCATGGTTTCTTTTCATGTCTTAATGTAAACGAGAACGCTAAAAGTAAAGAGAGTATCGTGAATAAATGACATAAGCAAACCAAAGCAATTGAGATATACTTGGAACCAAAGACGTGGATTTACCTATATCTGCATAGCTATGttcttcaatttgatttttgaaatttgtaTCATCTTTTTTTTCTAATCTAATTAGCGAACATGATCTGGGAGTTTAAAACTCAGATCATGTTCTTTTTTCAGTCTGTCTAGTTAGCATCGACTTATGGTTGGTATCTCAGCGAACAAATATTGAAAGCTAGAGTTTCTTAATTCTAGGTACCTTAACAAACAAAAATATGCTGCCAATTTTATTGTTCAATACTGATAGTTTAATAGGTATTCATGCTAAAATGCCGAGCCCCTATATTTTTGCAGTCTTGCCAAGCCCTCTTGGTATGTTTTTGATTAAATAAGCAGCAAATAAGGGTGCTGACCCTGTTACAATCAAAGGCCCAATGGCAGAATTACAGAGGCCAAAAACAGACCACTTATAGCACACAGACAACACATCAATAGTGAGTTGGACTTTCAACCATAAAATGAAGATGAGTttgggaagaggaggaagaaaGAACTTTCCTTGTCGATGGACAACAGTCCAATCAATgccatcatctacaacatcattaCAAGGGAAAGCATAAAGCAAAACCTCCATAGAGGGCCTGTCAGCATACGAAGAGGCAGTAGGAAGTAGCGTGTTTATGGGAAACCCTCTTGGTATGTTAAAGTGGGAAGTAGTGTGTTCATGgcagaaaaaaatgtgtttttctttAGACTTGCTTCGTGTGGATCATGAAGATGGACTTCTTGCTTATTTCACATGGTCACATCCTACTTCATTGGAATCAAATTGAATTTAGACTCCAATATTTCTGGCAGGGCAACTACTATATAATTAATACCATTGACTGAGTTTTTTTGGATGGTATGAAGGTTACACTGTTCAAAGATTTTAGTACAGACCACAACGCCTCTCCATAATTGTTATTGAGATCTTTATAATCTTGCTTGCCCCCACACACGAGATTCATGGCGACAAGTACTGAATTCTCACATTACATCTTGTGCCAAATTGGTTAGCTCCAAAAGTGGATCTTTTGTGCAAGTTATATCCCCAATTATCATCGAATTTGGAATCTTAAGAGAAGTGCAATGCACGAGTAATTGATATATTATCTATTATACAGACAATTTATAGTGTCATCCCCACTGTAAGTTTTAATGTGTTTGCCATTCATCCCCACTGTTATAGTCGACATAACTTCATAGTTATTTATCACCATAATTGTTGTACTCTTAATAGATGTCACATTAGCCTCCCTTGAATATGTGGAAACGTGTAAATTTTTCACCTAATTATGTTGCAGAAGCTATTCTCTAACGTTTCACACAACCTAACTCTTGATAGCTCTACTTTGGTGTCAAATGCCATTTTATATTGGGCATCTTACTACCTTGCCTACAAAGCTAATACCTTACGTAGAAGGCAATTTTTTATTGTTGACCAGTACAGTTTGAATAGTGAATTTCATCTACTTTCTTCGTATAATAACATGGTCATGTCAAGGGTTATTGCTTctatttttctataaaaaaaacaaTGCCATGAATATTCATTAAACATTTTAGAGGATTTTTCAGAATATTTTTTAAGAAAACAATCATAAATTATGAAAATAATATTTGTATCTAAACTTTAAAAAAATCATTGCATACAAAAATTATTTTAAACATAAACCTTTTTTTTTAAATGGCGGGTAAATTTTTAACGTGACCAGTGATGCCGGCATGGACACGCCCTCTGCTACCATATGAAACGCTTTTGATCCGGAGCTATGAATTGGTGAGGTCACAAACAGGGGACTCAGCTAAGGCACAAATCTGTGAGCATATTGGATCAATGAAGGCACAAGCTTGCAATCACAATGGTCCAGCAGGGTTTGAACCTTTGATGGGCACAACACCACCATCACTTAACCAACACATTATAGAACAAACCTACCTTAAACGTAAACCTAGATGACACTCttcaaaacaattttaaaattaaaaacctGATTTTGAGTATTGTAACAAGAAACCTATATATCGATATTAACAATGGGTTATTAGGTAACATCTAGACAAAAATAATTGAACGAGTTGACACATATACGCCATCTTAAGAAGACACGTAAGATAATTGTCAACATTTACACACCAAAATCTCTGCACCTTTGTTTTAACAGGTTGGAATGATTGGAGAATCCATGTATAAAAGTAACATAAAGTTCAACTTTTCACTATTACAAATGAACAATTCATAGCATTATTCGTTGCTTAAATGATATGTTCTATACAATTCCAAAATCCGTGGTTTTTTCTGAGTACAGTTAGCATCTTTTTATCTCAGAGTAGACTCTCTAAAGGGTTTTGTTTCAACGGAAACTATTGTGAAATATGTTTGCTTTTAAGTGATGTTTGTTTATAGCTTTTGAAAAATGGATTCAAGGGAGACTTGTACAATTTGAATTTTTACCATTAAAAATAtacgataattttttttttgtcatgttGACGGATgacattatttattttttgtgtAGATTATATAAACACTTTTGATCGTTTTGTTTTGAGTAGTGTTTGGGTCTTTGTCAATgaaaatgtttatagaaacattgaaaattttaatttatgaattatgaaCTTTAATATGACAATGGAGTTTTATTCTATGTTCCACCAAGTTTTAGGGGTGTTTTAGGGGTGTTTTAGGGATTAGGCGACACGTTTCGAGGATGGATTTTTAAGGCCATTTTtggaaatgtgtgtgtgtgtgtgtgagagagagagagagggggggggggggggggggtagttgATTCGATCTGCATAAACCGCATCCATGGAATAGAGGGTTTTTATAGAGCAGCCAATCCTATTTCTATAGAGCTGCCTACCAACCCCCGCCCCACCCTCTCTCCATATCAACAACTATTCCTAATTTATCACCTTGCTGCCACTTCTACCACCCACCCACCCAGCCTCTCCCCCAACCTGCCCTGCAAAGAAgcctatatatatatgaatgaatcATTTATCATATTGACATATACATTGTACAATCCTTAAAACACAACAATCTCCATGTTAACAAATGTCAGATGCATTCTTGTGGATAGTTAGTCGATATGCTTCTATTGAAACCTCAATAAATTGTTCAAAGCATGTATTGTTTACAACATTAGACTTGAGGAAATGTCCCTGAACTGTCCTCATCATTGAGACATCCATAGTATGGGGACATGGGTAGACAATCTAGTGGACGCATCCCTACGTATCATAGGGTTTTTTCTTAATCTTAACCTTAAAGGCATGTTGCTCCaccttttttcaacattttaatgtGACTATAAGATTTCTTAAATGTAAAATAAGTGTAAATGTTAAGAAGAATTTAAAACCAAGACTAATGGTAAATTTATCATTTAAGAATGCAATATTCTTAGTTATGGGTGTTGTTATTTCTTGATGTATTTTAAGAATGCGAGATTCTTTAATTATGAGTGTCACTATTTCTTGATAGACTCTAGGAATGCAAAAATATTTAATCATGGGCATGACAAACTTAAATAAGACATAATTGGAggtaaaaataaaacataacatattTAGATATATTTTAAAGTATggatcatttttcaaaatttataaacatgtttttaattcttttaacacattttttgattgaattgaaaatttgattgattttgatacgCAAGTTGTTGTCATGGGGACAACTCCTTTGATCAAATGTAATGGAGGAAAACATAAACCTCAAAATGGGGTGATATGATTTTTACATGGCTATTTCTACTAATTATTGATATGAAGAATGGACAGAAGGCTTATCAAATGTGAAGCCTCTCATGCTACAGGGGAGAGAGAAGAGTTGATTGTCCTAATATATAAACATTAACTCTTTCATATTGCACTTCATTAGATTAAAGGTGAATAGCTTGTGGCATGCTCTTAACTCTGCACTTTCCTCCAAAGTTGCTCTGCTAAACACTTTGCCAATATAGCCTATAGTTGCTCTTTGATCATAGTTTGAAATGGCTAAGGACTACCTTCTACCAAGAGCTACCTGAATGGCATACATCTTCCTCCCTAAaatatcaatgacaaacatcacaAAATTTTTCAAAACTATGTTGTCATGAACATGTCCTCAATTATCCATTTTTTATACGATGCCTTGCTCTGCAGCCCCTAATGGCTCTCCTGCCTCTCGCACTACAGGCTTGAATGGCTCTCCCGCCCATTCGAATTTGAATACTCTTGTTGTTGATGTCGCTCAGGTTGTGCCTCAGTCTGCTCTGTAGGCTCCTTTTGCGGTGGACGGTTCGGTCCTCGACCCCCTCCTATGGGTGTCGTCGTAAGTGTTGGTGTCGTTGTGGATGTTAGTGTTGTGGGTCACTCTGCGACTATTGTTGGCATTGACACTGTGGGTGATCCTATTGTGGTTGCCATGATCCCTCCCAAACCTCCTCTAGTTGCTGGTGGACAAAGCTTCGCTTGCATGGCCAGATCTGCTGCTCATCCTCTCAAGGGGATTTCCCCTCTCTCTTGTGTCAAGACCTCCCCTGTGGTGGTCTGTGGCTAGTAGGTTGTGGAGAATGTTGAGTTCTACCAACGCTGTGCGTTGGTTTGCAGATTTGCTAGATTGTGGCCTTCTCTCCAAGACCTCCattgttgggtgagtgattcttggaagcccttAGTTTCTCGCAACATTGAGCTTTTCTTCTGTGCTAAGGGTTTTTTTGTTGCTTCCTTTGCCTCTTCTCATGATTGAGATTTGATTCTGGGCAAGTTGTGGACTTGGGGTGTTCACTCTCTCTCTATCAAACCTTGGACAACCTCTTTCAACCCCTATACTAAACCTCTCAATGTGCGTCCAATATGGGTTCGCCTTCCTAATCTTCCCCTTCACTTCTAGGAGTACTCTTGTTACCATgtcattggtaactctattggccgATTTTTGAAGCTTGATGATTCCACATCTTCCGTGGGTAATTCGACTTTTGCCCGCATTTTGattgatattgacatctcttcacctctccttggggatgtggttcttatggttgataggccatggactcaattgTTGGATTATGAGGGGCCCCCCTTTCACTCTCGACGCTGCTTCTCAACTTGTCATTTAGCTTCGAATTGTTCTCTGTCTTACCACAGAGgtgctactacttggtggaaggatgccacTGTTGATCACTTGATTGTCAATGTTGCAGATTTTGATGACTCCTCTCAGAAGGATGATGTCTCCTCCtgggatgaggttgtgcctcttactgtTGTTGATCCCCCTGCTACTGTTGTTGTGGCCTCCTCCAACCCAAAGGCTCCTGCTCTTGTTGCTCATGTTCTGCAACATTGCTCCTCTATTGGTGATTCTGCTCCAGATGTTCTACAACAACTTCTTGTTGTTGTGGACAGTAACCCTGCAAGGACCCTCCCCCCCCACTTGAATCTTCTTTTGATGAACCTAACAGTAGTATTGCCTAGACTGTTGTTTGTCGCAGGCAGAAGAGGAAGTCCTCCCCCTCCCACCCCCTTCCCCTTCCCCAAACGCCTCTACTTCATGGTGGGCCTCCTCACTCTTGAGTTGGATTTTGGGTTGTGACTGGTTTGACAGGCTTTTGCAGTGAACTTCTGGTTTGTTGTTCTTGGCTCGTTCGACTTTGATTTGTTTTGGGGTTCCTTTGTTTTGTTGCTTTTCTTTTACCGCCTACGGGTTCATCTacaaagggtcaacacccttgttttgttgctttcttTTTAAAAAACATGTCCTTAATTGAACAAATTCCTACCAATCATATCTACCATAACACCTTCAATCAACGAGATGATTATGTTAATTAATCTCCCAATTTGTGATGACAAATCCTCTTCCAAGTATGCAAATCCTCTTCTTGTTAGATTTTGTGAAAAGCGAGAACTGAGCCAAGATTTGATGTCGGTAGTAGGTCACATGCAACTCCACTcatagatgatcaaagatcaaaatagtggAATGGAGATAGAATCTGAAGAGagagaaaatagagacaaagaaagataaattgtagaatactctcactgagctatcaccgaacttgtgaaggtgagagggGAGTGCTATATATATAGCAAAATAAGGGCATATACATTCAAGAGGAGCATTTCTCCTACCCATAAAAGGTGGGATGTTTTAAATATTTGTAAataccaaaacatgtggcataacctacTTAAATGGAAACAAAAGAGAAGTTATGAAAGGTGGCACTAAAGCTAAaaaagggtgagaaacccaactatcCCATAACCTACTTAGGTAaggacaaaatagtggttatgagaggtggcacaacgagCCAAAAGAAGGTGtaaactcaactacccatgtgtagGAGAGAGTGAtgcatgtagctgaagtattttccATTTCCTCATATTAATCACTCCTAATAACCTAATCAAGCTTAAATTTTAACTTAAAAGGGGAAATTTTTTATtcagaaacaagaagaatacacaacttaaataatgtgtaggaaaaaatgaattaccccctaacataaggaaaataaaaaacctacattgACACTTCCAAGCATGCACATTGTTGCCCAAAGATTGGTGCTTGCAATCCATTTTCCTTGTTCAAAAATGTCCATTGACACCTTCATTAAAGCATTTTGCACTCCACATGCATAGGATTGTAGATTTAGGATAATTTGATCTCTTAGTGGCAAATTTTCTGAGATTACCAAGGGATTCTCGTCATCACTTACGTTTTTTGAATTTGCATTTAGATATAGAACAACATGTCAGTCTAAATTGAGAATCTTGCAAAAATCTTTTGCATTGCTATGGTTTGACACAATCAAATCTTCATTACATATACTCTTTTTAGGAAATGCATATCTCTTGTCAAGTGATACATATACTCCATCTCCTTCTTTACTAATAAAATTTCTTCCTTAACCTTGTTGATTTCAAGATTAGGAGTAATATCCTCAATTATCATATCATCCTTATCTACAGATTTTTCAAGTGTGACAATATTCTTTTTGCCTCTCATTGTAGGCCCCATCACGATGGAAAACATAAATTTGTAATAGATTACAAATAAAATCCAAATAATCTAAAAATTTTACTGTAAAATCAAGGCCTAGATCTTACTTTCTATGAAAAACTCCAAGAAATTAGTTGATTTGCAACCTTAAGAGCGAATTTGGTggaaataataattatataataaatcaCTTAATTATGCTCCACTttctctaattttttattttagcaGCTTCAATATGTCCTTGAAAAACTCTCCAAAAATTAGGAAACGAGTTCACCCAAATCTAAGAGATACCTGCTTCCAAAAATGAcctccaaattttattttttttgcctcaCCTTCACAATACCAAACTCATGTTTTGATTCCACTTGTAGTGAAGTAACTTACACgagaatataaaatataatataatatgaatTATGTTGCAAATACTTGATAATAGTAGAGAACAAAAAGTCGCTTTGAAGGGATAAACCTCTAAATTTCTTCAATGAGAAAAACTTCaccatttgatgattaaataagACTCTCAACCTCTAAGATATTCCCCGCTTATGCCTAGGATATCACCCAAGCCAACTTATATAACATATATTCACTAGGCTAACATAATTAACTAAATAAGGTATAACAATGATAATATGACTAAAttaagagttaaggtagccacTAGACGACTATTCATATCCCTAGAAATACTCTAATATTAATAATGTAGACAAAATGAGGTTCGGTGCCTAGGGGGTTTGGGACTTGATTA from Cryptomeria japonica chromosome 3, Sugi_1.0, whole genome shotgun sequence harbors:
- the LOC131047962 gene encoding uncharacterized protein LOC131047962, with amino-acid sequence MAGGGKPDGKGDGIVAKTAGFAIFAGIAASIFKAFKPNKPVDESSYSDDIVVDQVNTDEVVKEASRFGFNKGGGKKKPPQTIEIFKGDTLWGLSQKYGVPVDQIKAANGYTDDTIYAGEKIIIP